The sequence below is a genomic window from Mytilus edulis chromosome 2, xbMytEdul2.2, whole genome shotgun sequence.
atgagtgtcaatgagtcaactctccatccaaataacaatttataaaagtaaaccattaataTAGTTGTGATTTGACCGAAATGAAAGTAGGATAGAAAGATAAGCCTacgtcatttatacaagatttaaATCCTAccttggcaaaatcaaatgacaaaacacatcaaaaacgaatggacaagaactgtcatattccccgACTTggtaggcattttcaaatgtagaaaatggtggattaaacctggttttatagcgctaaacctctcactttgtacgacagtctaaCGAGCCCTTGCAcgtgaatttatttaaataataattgttaCTTATTTAATTagcctttcaaaaaaaaaagataagatatCATAGAAAAAACTTGTGAAATAGGATCTCCGACAAATTTTCATCGGAAGATCCATCCCCCTTTTAGAGAATTGAATCATTGACTCGTTTGGTGCATTAAAACATTTCGTTGAGTGAATGGCCAATACGATGTGACTATTATACAGCGAATTATATAGCTGACAATAAGGTATGAGATTTCCTCATTGTTGATTGCGTACGGAGGTCGATAATTGCTAACTACATCCATTTTAACTCTGGTGGATATCTGTCTCATTTTGGAATTTGTATCACATCAGCTAATTTTTATATCATTAGTTTTCTTTATTACACATAAAGTAGTTTATGTGTAAACCCAGAAccaactaaaattatttttatataatattccTTTTTTCCTTATCCAGGTCTGAGGGTAAAACAGCGTATTTACGTAAAGAGTATCTCAAGGCAACTAAAAGGTTTAAAAGAATTACCAGAGACATCAAATCACCCGACCGCAGTCACCAAATCCCGTATAAAACCTAAAGTCATTCCCCTAATCTACACCGTAACGCCAACGTACTATAGACTAACACAAATGGCAGATTTAACACGATTTGCAAACACTCTACGAAATGTTAGACGCCTACATTGGATCGTGGTGGAGGATTGGACTTTTACCAACCACAACGTTCACGATCTTTTACATACTTCTAATATACCCTTTACGTATATAGCACAAGCCACCAGAGAGACATCGAATGCTTCAAAGGGAAATGACCAGAAAAATTCAGCGCTCGAATGGATAAATAAGAATCATCGTTTTGGAGAACCCGCAGTTGTCTATTTTGCAGATGATGATAATACTTACGATCTACGTTTGTTTGAAGAGGTTTGTTATTATGTAAATGATCTGGAGTTGCAAAAACGTCAGGCGCTAATGTTCCGTTAAAAATATCAATCTTGCAAGTAGAATTAATTTATACTATAAGTAAACTGATGTGCTTAGTTACAGATATGGATCCGTCTGTCTTTTCGCTTTCATCTAACTCCGACTGCGACTACACTGTGTTAACCCATGTTGTACTTGAGTTTTAGTTTAAGTGgccatttaaattaaaattcaataaataaaattagataaaaatatttaatagttTACTGAATtcctcaatgtaaaattttaattttgtaacaGGAACAAATGAATAGTTGATAAATTAATTTTTGCTCTAcaaccagcggcaaatatttcatgtatcttTATGAATGAAAAcgatattttattcttttacagATGAGGTACACTAAAAAACTTTCCATGTGGCCTGTTGGATTCTCTGGGGCAATGAGGTTAGAGAAACCTATCGTCAAAGATGGAAAGGTAATACTCTCATAATCATAGTTTCTGCAAATGGAGGCAGTACATGTAATCGAAAAACTCGAGTTGACATTTTACCTATATTACattcatataaatgatatttagttggtttacagtatttaacttgctttggttcatcgaagttatggacatagtaaaatcacagatttatatttcaaaaagattgttctcgaacaaactttaaggaaggaattcgtcatcatcacaattgttgggTATAATGTATAATAATGTGAACATGGTTCTGTATTGTATGCCAAATTTcctgttccgacatgcatgttatatatatgccactggacgtacACTTAatatccccaagggatgtgaatattttgctggaaaactattgagtatcaatgtttcaaattaatttcgggatttattttctttcttggtattcaataacagaaaaaagaataaactgcttgtccgctttaggggtattcttgccagaTAAAAGACTTATAGCTATATAGttaacgaaacgctactagtctgctttctctggagctcatctttaatggcgcttatacgtcaggaaacttaccgTGATGTATACTAGTaaagattgtttcaagaacaacgatgtagggacgaactattctaaattcgtcaatattaGTTATACATGACttaaatataagttttattacaacaactgtattacttatttggattaatgacggctatcctGTTCAGCATTGCACAAATATattcatagaattaaaaaaaaaaaaaaattgttaaaaaaatcctcaaacaaaataatgtattagcttagatttattatattgtatgtatatccATTAATGAAATAAACGataattggtattcttttcacaaataattcgtgtaaatgattgtccaAGGAATTCAATTATGTAAGAATGAAATGTGaaaaagaaactttaaaaaatcatgcatgtttactagtatgttgtatttttttttcaataaaaaactTTGCGATAGTTTTACAATTGTTAGCATTTAAACACAACCATATTTGAATACAttcaagttaagaaattccggtaaagtatATCAAACAGATGTGCAGTGGTATATccttatcaaattgggaaatattacatttattttttattaaagatttaaagtactattttttacttcatatttgaatctttacgctaATTGCCGCaatcaaaaattgtttcattttaattttatacactttcggaattacgaatctgattttttttttcaattaatttacacaatttaattattgaatctttattctcatcgtttATTAAATATTAGTGTATTAAATACGGCATActctttctgtttatcctttccaaataaaaacattcatacctgtgtacgcttgaattCACACCTGTGGCTAAATTGCTCTAAGGGAAACGAATTGACTTCAAACCGAGAAATATACAAtgactttacaaaataataaacacacTGCTCACACATAATAAATTTGCATTgaaattgttatcaaaattttaacggTAAataagcacaggcacttgtttctgtcaatgtggggtttactatccataccagtacAAAAAATTCTATGTTTGAGAGACAAAAAATTAACTGCGGACTAGAATGACTTTACAGACAGCAAACTAACAATGAAGATTTAACACTCATCAGGGCTAACGACCATTTCCATCGTTGTTCTAATGGacgatttaaaatatttccattgtatATAGTCAATCGTCAGAAAATGATTTTCTCCGGAGGAAAAAAGAAGAATTATTCTTAAACATTCTCAACCCgggattaaatgataaataatatgttaattttatcgttacattttaaaagacttttgagatgaatactgacatttttgtgctttgtaaaaaatattaccataaaagattggatgtgaaatacctgcacgtataagatgtctgcatgttcaGTTATATTTTATACGAatgatttccttataccgatgatgaaattaagtaaatgttttgactagtttgtgatatcgaaaaccctagtggaataatttttcagtaatacataaatttctctctcAAAAATccaatacgttgttacatacacgagcgaatcgtacaagttgagacaTATAAACACcttaagatggtgacaagggaacgtcaccatctaaaaatggataattaacgataggaaataaaaaatcatctcttttatcataattttttgaatttagcttcccgttaatgatatagatgtGGTTATTCGGTTACCATTAGCTTAATTTActttacgtttttttttctgtatgtgTAGGTGACGAACTTCAGCGCGTGGTGGTCAAACCATCGAGTGTTTGCTGTAGACATGGCTGGTTTTGCTATCAATACCAATGTTTTATGGGATTATTATCCAATGAGATTTGAGACTATAGTACCAGCTAAAACGTGTTGTATGGCAGAAACTCATTTTCTAGAACAATGTTGTACAAGGGAAGATATTGAACCAAAGGCAGACAACTGTACAAAGGTTGGTATATATAGGAATCGAGAGAGAAAAATGGCGGGATTTTTTTAACAGTTAATCTCTTATTTGTATATATCGGTAAACgtgaataaattataaaatgccaatgtattattatatttttataagggAAATTGAAGGAAGGCAAAGAATGTCCAAATATGTATATTTTCTTTGTATCCATGCATCTGATGAGTTGAACTCggcttttcaattgatttttaaagtttgttcttatattgtactgttacaccactgtcccagtgtAGAAGAGTTGGCGCCTTCAAGCTTTTTAACCCCACCACATAGTTTATGTGtcttcccaagtcaggagcctgtaattcagaggttgtcgtttTATCAGTATATCCTATTTTTTTTCGGTTCATTATTTTGTACCTGTATCAGGCCGTTAGatttgtcgtttgaattgttttacacttgctATTTCGGGTCCTTTTGTAGCTGGCTATGCgttatgggttttactcattgttgaggGTCAAACTTGGGCTTAattagagtatctagtataattttgtattctattACCTTGTTCGTCAAGAAATATAGCCACTATGGccaaaatggaacataggggtaaaatgcatttttgtttaaagaaaagAACATGTAAATAGCATTTTAAAGCCACTcaataatatatattgaaaattaaaaataattattgatgAATGATTTTAGCAAAAAAAAATGGAGATGAGATTCAGCCTCTTGTTTAGTTTTTCAACACTATCaagcaaattattttttcaaaatttaagacTTTAACAAAGGTTAATGGAAAATCTgcattaagaatttttttttgtcatctgcttgaccacaatgTTTTTTTCTCTCGTCAAGTTGAGGATCACAATTTTGTTTTTGGAAACAATTATACAGTCTCAGATACAAATTTGATGAGGTAAAAGATCTACTCACAGATAATATAGTTGACTTACTAATGATTGCCGAATCAAAATTGGACAATACCTTTCAAGACAACCTATTTCAAGTTGAAGGTTATAAATTACAAAGGCGTGACAGAAATCAGTACGAGGGTGGCTTACTTACCCTGATTAAATCAGACTTTCCAtcaagtagaaaaaaatgtttcgaATCTGATAtacttgaaaatatttgctatgaaatttatataaatgatgcCAAATGGCTTATTATGGGAGCATACAAGCCTCCGTCCATGAAAAATGATGactttattgaaaattttacaaaatcactagATAAATGTTTTGTGTCATAtgacaatattattatttttggtgACCTAAATTTTGACATGTTGTCTGCTGAAAAATCTCAAACTCTACATGATATATGTGATATTTTCAACTTGTCCCAACTGGTTAAAGGCCcaacatgttttaaaaagggATGTAATCCATCCCTTGTAgatgttattattacaaataaaaagaatttgtgttttaaaacaataaatagtcCAAATGGTGTTAGTGACTGTCATAATATTATT
It includes:
- the LOC139511564 gene encoding galactosylgalactosylxylosylprotein 3-beta-glucuronosyltransferase 2-like; the encoded protein is MKIETHLKNEIGRLCVKDGTKFNVLCILILSTVLVVLLYMDSQKGIGLRVKQRIYVKSISRQLKGLKELPETSNHPTAVTKSRIKPKVIPLIYTVTPTYYRLTQMADLTRFANTLRNVRRLHWIVVEDWTFTNHNVHDLLHTSNIPFTYIAQATRETSNASKGNDQKNSALEWINKNHRFGEPAVVYFADDDNTYDLRLFEEMRYTKKLSMWPVGFSGAMRLEKPIVKDGKVTNFSAWWSNHRVFAVDMAGFAINTNVLWDYYPMRFETIVPAKTCCMAETHFLEQCCTREDIEPKADNCTKVYVWHTKTVKPGLRVGQSKNEDIYV